The proteins below come from a single Mucilaginibacter mali genomic window:
- a CDS encoding UPF0175 family protein: protein MTLQVPEALEKEHDETVRFLAAKLYEAGKLRLGQAAEMCGMRKWDFAEILINYGIHYFEASVLADLEDLKKGAAK, encoded by the coding sequence ATGACATTACAGGTTCCGGAAGCGCTTGAAAAAGAACATGATGAGACCGTCCGTTTCCTTGCTGCAAAACTTTATGAAGCCGGAAAGTTGAGATTAGGCCAGGCTGCAGAAATGTGCGGGATGAGAAAATGGGATTTTGCCGAAATATTGATCAATTACGGAATACATTATTTTGAAGCAAGCGTTCTTGCCGACCTCGAAGATTTAAAAAAGGGTGCAGCTAAATAA
- a CDS encoding DUF3368 domain-containing protein, which produces MQLNKVVVTDSSCFILFDKINALNILNDLFGIVLTTPEVAAEYGSPLPEWVIIQKVDDFNLQQKFYQHVDKGEASAIALACEVHPDFLILDDLEARKFAAKLGLPVKGSAGVLVQAKQNGIIATVKPYLDLMQQTNFRIASSVIETVLKEAGEY; this is translated from the coding sequence GTGCAGCTAAATAAAGTAGTTGTCACTGACAGCAGTTGTTTTATCCTGTTTGATAAAATAAACGCACTAAACATTCTTAATGATTTATTTGGGATTGTTTTAACCACTCCGGAAGTTGCGGCTGAATATGGTTCCCCGCTACCCGAATGGGTAATCATACAAAAAGTAGATGATTTTAACTTGCAACAAAAATTTTATCAGCATGTCGATAAAGGCGAAGCGAGTGCAATCGCTCTTGCATGCGAGGTTCATCCAGACTTTTTAATATTGGATGATTTAGAAGCACGTAAATTTGCTGCCAAATTAGGATTGCCGGTAAAAGGATCGGCTGGAGTTTTGGTGCAGGCTAAACAAAATGGCATAATAGCAACTGTTAAACCCTATTTAGACTTAATGCAACAAACCAATTTTAGAATTGCATCATCCGTTATAGAAACTGTTTTAAAAGAAGCTGGAGAGTATTGA
- a CDS encoding putative sensor domain DACNV-containing protein, translating into MLSEPSYLAARMVATKIEAHLLRHVEVARQLGEQDLAFVPSVSVIESVIDIAFWASLRREEGHPPKISIAFLHPDQAVKPLIFEHKLRLTPHNLTKLAPAVEQPGLHIGVWYDGDSLNIWGTTHQIPGICFVLEVVEPGLLVIKHRRTDGFGKFVNICVLRGDEIKMVDEQNISLDNCPELIESLLDMPLPSAPGGSFNILVELATAMRAHNRGGLVMIVPTGSTNWHHSVIHPISYPVEPAYSTISALLTVEKDQRNMEWKQSLRNAIDIIGGFTAVDGATVINRDNELLAFGAKITRAEVSVPVDQMIVTEPVTDSVPKYMHPAQNGGTRHLAAAQFVYDQRDAQAMVASQDGHFTLFAWSNALNMVHAHRIDILLM; encoded by the coding sequence ATGTTATCCGAACCATCGTACCTGGCTGCCCGCATGGTGGCCACTAAAATTGAGGCCCACTTACTGCGCCATGTAGAGGTTGCGCGCCAGTTGGGCGAGCAGGACCTGGCCTTTGTACCATCGGTATCGGTAATAGAATCTGTAATTGACATTGCCTTTTGGGCAAGTCTGCGCCGTGAGGAAGGGCACCCACCGAAAATATCCATCGCTTTTTTACATCCCGATCAGGCAGTTAAACCCCTGATATTTGAGCATAAGCTACGTCTTACCCCACATAACCTTACCAAACTGGCCCCTGCTGTTGAGCAGCCCGGGTTGCACATAGGTGTTTGGTACGATGGCGATTCGCTGAATATTTGGGGAACTACGCACCAGATACCCGGCATTTGCTTTGTACTGGAAGTGGTGGAGCCTGGCCTGCTGGTGATCAAGCATCGCCGTACGGATGGTTTCGGTAAGTTTGTGAACATTTGCGTATTGCGGGGCGACGAAATAAAAATGGTTGACGAGCAGAACATCAGCCTTGATAACTGCCCGGAACTGATTGAATCATTACTGGACATGCCCCTGCCATCGGCACCGGGCGGATCATTTAATATACTGGTTGAACTGGCTACGGCCATGCGGGCGCACAATCGAGGTGGCCTGGTGATGATCGTTCCTACCGGATCTACCAACTGGCACCATTCTGTAATTCATCCCATCTCCTACCCTGTAGAACCGGCTTATTCTACCATATCAGCCCTGTTGACGGTTGAAAAGGATCAACGTAACATGGAGTGGAAGCAATCGTTACGAAACGCGATAGATATCATTGGCGGGTTTACCGCTGTAGACGGCGCCACGGTGATCAATCGTGATAATGAATTGCTGGCCTTTGGCGCCAAGATCACCCGCGCCGAAGTAAGTGTACCGGTAGATCAGATGATCGTAACCGAACCGGTTACCGATTCGGTACCCAAATACATGCACCCGGCACAAAATGGCGGTACCCGGCACTTAGCAGCCGCCCAATTTGTATACGATCAGCGGGATGCACAGGCCATGGTAGCATCGCAGGACGGGCATTTTACACTATTCGCCTGGTCGAACGCGCTGAATATGGTGCATGCGCACAGGATTGATATATTGTTGATGTAG
- a CDS encoding ribosomal maturation YjgA family protein, which produces MKLKFSVRYFILTILLFLTEVFIGMYVDDAIIRPYGGDFLVVILIYCFVKSFLDTPVIQTAIGVLLFSYLIEVSQYFHLVDLIGLGNSRIAVVMMGNYFAWTDMLAYTLGIVTVIIIEQQRIKRNINKAYTN; this is translated from the coding sequence ATGAAATTAAAATTTTCAGTTCGTTATTTTATCCTGACCATTCTGCTGTTTCTAACAGAGGTATTTATCGGCATGTACGTGGACGACGCCATTATCCGACCTTATGGTGGCGATTTCCTGGTGGTGATCCTGATCTACTGTTTTGTGAAAAGTTTTTTAGATACGCCGGTTATTCAAACGGCTATTGGCGTGCTGCTTTTTTCATACTTAATAGAGGTATCGCAATACTTTCATCTGGTCGACCTGATTGGCCTCGGTAACTCGCGCATAGCGGTTGTGATGATGGGCAACTATTTCGCCTGGACAGATATGCTTGCCTACACACTTGGCATAGTTACTGTGATAATAATAGAGCAACAGCGCATTAAACGGAATATTAATAAAGCATACACCAATTAA
- a CDS encoding oxygenase MpaB family protein, producing MATFVTSDHIVRKIWGRADTVLFIFAASAAEFAVNKAVDWLYFTGKLPSDPLGRLFSTVTYARHIIFSDHDDAIRAIDKITAIHHGVEQARGAQIPDWAYRDVLFMLIDHSIRAFELLDRKLTMKEKADVFDVFYRVGVQMKLTGLPVSYLQWEMMRNHQLNQDTISSEFTINLYKQYKKHLGRIRFFILKQVQIMMVPERVRKLLRLRRIPVLLPALLFYKLFRRMKLEGLLKNALLPVEYKAQIMALDV from the coding sequence ATGGCAACTTTTGTAACATCTGATCATATCGTACGGAAAATATGGGGCAGGGCAGATACCGTGCTGTTTATCTTCGCCGCTTCGGCAGCAGAGTTTGCAGTAAATAAAGCAGTTGATTGGCTTTATTTTACCGGTAAACTACCATCCGACCCACTGGGGCGATTGTTCTCAACCGTGACCTATGCCCGGCACATCATTTTTTCAGATCATGACGATGCCATCCGGGCTATCGATAAAATTACAGCCATCCATCATGGTGTAGAACAAGCCCGCGGCGCACAAATCCCTGATTGGGCTTATCGCGATGTTTTGTTTATGCTGATAGACCATTCCATCCGGGCTTTCGAATTATTAGACCGCAAGCTCACTATGAAGGAAAAGGCCGATGTATTTGATGTGTTTTATCGTGTAGGCGTACAAATGAAACTGACAGGTTTACCTGTTAGTTACCTGCAATGGGAAATGATGCGCAACCATCAGCTAAACCAGGATACCATCAGCAGCGAGTTTACCATCAATTTGTATAAACAATATAAAAAACACCTTGGCCGTATCCGTTTTTTTATTTTAAAGCAGGTGCAAATTATGATGGTACCCGAACGGGTGCGGAAACTGCTGCGCTTACGTCGTATTCCTGTATTGCTGCCAGCCTTGTTGTTTTACAAATTATTCAGGCGGATGAAGCTGGAGGGCCTGCTGAAGAATGCTCTGCTACCCGTGGAATACAAAGCGCAGATTATGGCTTTGGATGTTTAA
- a CDS encoding HipA family kinase: MNVSPPQLRTVNVTRYVTPLREGGSLPAIAEADDGFLYVIKFRGAGQGVKALIAELIGGEIARKIGFKIPEIVFANLDTAFGRTEPDEEIQDLLKASVGLNLALHYLSGAITFDRSVTVVEPMLASKIVWMDCLLTNVDRTPRNTNMLTWHRELWLIDHGAALYFHHSWYNWEEQAKRPFVQVKDHVLLPYATELEAVDPELKAIITPEVIRGIVGLIPDEWIATEWQETPDEVRDIYARFLETRIASSHIFLNEAQHARAALI, translated from the coding sequence ATGAATGTCAGCCCGCCGCAATTACGCACCGTAAATGTTACCCGCTACGTTACGCCCCTGCGCGAGGGCGGCTCGTTGCCTGCCATTGCCGAGGCTGATGATGGTTTTCTGTACGTTATCAAGTTCCGTGGGGCAGGGCAGGGCGTAAAGGCGTTAATTGCCGAACTGATAGGTGGCGAGATCGCCCGTAAAATTGGCTTCAAGATCCCGGAAATTGTATTTGCCAACCTCGATACCGCCTTTGGCCGCACCGAACCGGATGAAGAAATACAGGACCTGCTAAAAGCCAGCGTGGGCCTTAATTTGGCTTTGCATTACCTGTCGGGGGCTATCACGTTCGATAGGTCTGTTACGGTGGTTGAACCCATGCTGGCATCAAAAATTGTGTGGATGGATTGCCTGCTGACCAATGTAGACCGTACACCCCGTAACACCAATATGCTTACCTGGCACCGCGAGTTGTGGTTGATAGACCATGGCGCGGCCTTATATTTCCATCATTCCTGGTATAACTGGGAAGAACAGGCCAAACGTCCGTTTGTGCAGGTGAAGGATCATGTTTTGCTGCCTTATGCTACTGAGCTGGAAGCTGTGGATCCCGAATTAAAAGCCATTATCACCCCCGAAGTTATCCGTGGAATAGTTGGTTTAATTCCCGATGAATGGATTGCTACCGAATGGCAGGAAACGCCGGACGAGGTGAGAGATATTTACGCCCGTTTTTTGGAAACACGTATCGCGTCATCGCACATATTTTTAAATGAAGCACAACATGCCAGAGCAGCACTTATTTGA
- a CDS encoding DUF3037 domain-containing protein: MPEQHLFEYAVIRVVPRVEREEFINVGVIVFCAKQKFLQATYALNQARMQCFGTLPDMEELREHLCMFEYICTGSPQGGPIALLDAASRFRWLTATRSTVVQCSKVHPGLCTDPAETLAKLHQQLVL; encoded by the coding sequence ATGCCAGAGCAGCACTTATTTGAGTACGCCGTTATCCGCGTTGTGCCCAGGGTAGAGCGCGAGGAGTTTATAAACGTAGGCGTAATTGTTTTCTGCGCCAAGCAAAAGTTTTTACAGGCCACCTATGCCTTAAACCAGGCCCGTATGCAATGCTTTGGCACGCTGCCCGATATGGAAGAACTGCGCGAGCACCTCTGCATGTTCGAATACATTTGTACCGGCAGCCCGCAGGGCGGCCCCATCGCTTTGCTTGATGCAGCATCGCGCTTCCGCTGGTTAACGGCTACCCGCAGTACGGTTGTGCAATGCTCAAAGGTTCACCCTGGTTTGTGTACTGACCCGGCCGAAACACTGGCTAAACTACATCAGCAATTGGTATTATAA
- a CDS encoding Crp/Fnr family transcriptional regulator — protein MMYPEILAHIKRYIKLSPEQEELICSRLELKKFKKKQYVLETGKICAGNYFVIKGVLRQYYVNSKLNEQIIQFGLESWWIADQDSLLNHAPATTYIQTIEACDLLLLTEKDRIYLCEQIPQLETYFRIMMQKAFIAAQRRIGFIFNQSDEERYRFFVSLFPGFVQRVPQYMLASYLGFTPQFLSRLRAKKV, from the coding sequence ATGATGTATCCCGAGATCTTAGCACACATTAAACGCTACATTAAGCTAAGCCCCGAACAGGAGGAGTTGATTTGCAGCAGGCTGGAACTTAAGAAGTTTAAAAAGAAGCAATATGTGTTAGAAACCGGAAAAATTTGCGCCGGCAATTACTTTGTGATAAAAGGGGTATTACGGCAATACTACGTTAACAGCAAGCTGAACGAACAGATCATACAGTTTGGCCTTGAAAGCTGGTGGATAGCCGATCAGGACAGCCTGCTGAACCACGCGCCGGCTACAACCTATATCCAAACCATCGAAGCCTGCGATCTGCTGCTGCTTACCGAAAAGGACCGCATCTATTTGTGCGAACAGATCCCTCAACTGGAAACCTATTTCCGCATCATGATGCAAAAGGCTTTCATAGCGGCGCAAAGGCGTATCGGCTTCATTTTTAATCAAAGCGACGAGGAACGGTACCGGTTTTTTGTAAGCCTGTTCCCTGGCTTTGTACAGCGGGTGCCGCAATATATGCTGGCATCGTACCTGGGCTTTACACCGCAGTTTTTAAGCCGGCTAAGGGCCAAAAAAGTTTGA
- a CDS encoding SRPBCC family protein, protein MKGIKFTEQIIIHSDSETVFDYTQDYANRLKWDVFLKRAELIDGAIKADKGAKAYCVAKNGLGMVTEYVSFNRPKVTAIKMTKGPFMFQSFAGSWTFREVNTTETEVIFVYSFQLRFPFNLVIPFIRSNLQNNVKQRLVNLKQHIEQ, encoded by the coding sequence ATGAAGGGTATCAAATTCACCGAGCAGATCATCATCCATAGCGATAGCGAAACGGTATTTGACTATACACAGGATTATGCCAATCGCCTTAAATGGGATGTGTTTTTAAAACGTGCCGAACTGATTGATGGCGCGATAAAAGCGGATAAAGGAGCAAAAGCTTATTGCGTGGCTAAAAATGGATTAGGTATGGTAACGGAGTATGTAAGCTTTAACCGCCCCAAAGTAACTGCTATAAAGATGACCAAGGGCCCGTTCATGTTCCAATCATTTGCCGGTTCGTGGACCTTTAGAGAAGTAAACACAACGGAAACCGAAGTGATATTTGTTTACTCATTTCAGCTTCGTTTCCCGTTTAACCTGGTAATTCCGTTTATCAGATCCAACCTGCAAAATAATGTAAAGCAGCGCCTGGTTAATTTAAAGCAGCATATCGAACAATAG